The proteins below come from a single Nitrospiraceae bacterium genomic window:
- a CDS encoding RNA-binding protein, producing MNLKMFVGGLPFAMTDAQLRELFAPHGVVKSAQVIMDKLTGRSRGFGFVEMSRNEEVQAAIAAWNDKVYEGRTLLVNEAKPRMARTGSDSAPWW from the coding sequence ATGAATTTGAAAATGTTTGTGGGTGGACTGCCGTTTGCTATGACGGACGCTCAATTACGCGAGCTGTTCGCTCCTCACGGCGTGGTAAAGTCCGCTCAGGTGATTATGGACAAATTGACAGGGAGATCTCGTGGCTTTGGCTTTGTGGAGATGTCCCGCAACGAGGAGGTTCAGGCAGCGATTGCAGCTTGGAATGATAAGGTGTATGAGGGGAGGACCTTGCTCGTGAATGAGGCGAAACCTCGGATGGCTCGCACAGGCAGCGACTCCGCTCCCTGGTGGTAA
- a CDS encoding response regulator encodes MSERILVVDDEAGSARIIADAIAWLGFDVVTASNGREGLSVLGTMPFDGILIDLEMPVMNGWTMLDELRWQGYDVPVIVMSQEANQAKLRELLHEGAQDFLVKPFNPYLLLQKSLRHFSCRTSVEKRSLLERKGARQAGLFQATGILVPS; translated from the coding sequence ATGTCTGAGCGGATTCTGGTTGTTGATGACGAGGCAGGCAGTGCGCGGATTATAGCCGATGCAATAGCCTGGTTGGGATTTGACGTGGTGACTGCCTCCAATGGGCGTGAAGGGCTCTCGGTGCTCGGTACTATGCCATTCGATGGCATTTTGATTGATTTGGAGATGCCGGTCATGAATGGGTGGACCATGCTGGATGAACTGCGATGGCAGGGCTACGACGTTCCGGTCATTGTCATGTCCCAAGAGGCGAATCAAGCGAAACTCCGGGAATTACTTCATGAGGGTGCCCAGGATTTTTTGGTGAAACCATTTAATCCCTATCTCTTGCTGCAGAAATCACTTCGTCATTTTTCTTGTCGAACGTCCGTGGAGAAAAGGTCTCTCTTGGAAAGGAAGGGTGCCCGCCAAGCCGGGCTCTTTCAAGCAACGGGAATCCTTGTCCCTTCATGA
- a CDS encoding DUF2934 domain-containing protein — protein sequence MRSQKSDNEESPSKGSASRLPKSRMVVRTTKSKSGNKGKSHSLGQSGEPQNGAGTMHLPTEYSGCLSEWELQERIAKRAYELYEQRGWQHGNDQADWFQAAKEVLTLNGVGKNEWADGEKSDSRVNRAS from the coding sequence ATGAGATCTCAAAAATCTGACAATGAAGAGAGTCCTTCAAAGGGATCGGCCTCCCGACTTCCCAAATCCAGGATGGTGGTTCGCACGACAAAATCCAAGTCCGGGAATAAAGGGAAATCACACTCTTTGGGCCAATCGGGTGAACCTCAGAATGGTGCAGGAACCATGCACCTCCCAACAGAATATTCTGGTTGCCTTTCAGAATGGGAATTGCAGGAGCGAATTGCCAAGCGCGCGTATGAATTGTATGAACAACGAGGGTGGCAACATGGCAATGATCAAGCGGACTGGTTTCAGGCGGCAAAAGAGGTCTTGACTCTGAATGGCGTGGGGAAAAATGAATGGGCTGATGGAGAGAAATCCGACTCCAGGGTAAACAGGGCGAGTTGA